Proteins encoded within one genomic window of Candidatus Syntrophocurvum alkaliphilum:
- a CDS encoding peptidase MA family metallohydrolase: MLGKTSSNIIVIICMIIAIIALLFIALARNSTLPRQASYEVFRYLAAQETNLKTIEFDETVSDNFKIKYLPSDEEYIGVVAQGAERAHQEVSEFFGKKPIDDQTVIIIYPNTESLAASFGWDKDEKAMGVYWGGTIRLLSPREWIGRGDLKEEFYYKGPIVHEFAHLLVDDMTRGNYTRWWTEAVAQYVEKQITGFEFQNPFRHGNKIKLYELSVLERDFDNLDQQIAYWQSLKIIEYIVDKHGKEKVFEILEFLGEGKNMTQALEKSLEIDINTFEQQYTQYIKNH; encoded by the coding sequence TTGTTGGGGAAAACATCATCTAATATTATAGTAATTATATGCATGATCATTGCTATAATCGCTCTACTATTTATAGCTTTAGCACGAAACAGCACCCTACCTCGTCAAGCAAGCTATGAAGTGTTTCGGTATTTAGCAGCACAAGAAACTAACTTAAAGACAATTGAATTTGACGAAACGGTCTCCGATAATTTTAAAATTAAATACTTACCATCGGACGAAGAATATATTGGTGTTGTAGCTCAGGGTGCGGAAAGAGCACACCAAGAAGTAAGTGAATTTTTTGGTAAAAAACCAATAGATGATCAAACAGTTATAATTATATATCCCAATACTGAAAGTCTGGCAGCAAGTTTTGGTTGGGATAAAGATGAGAAGGCAATGGGAGTATACTGGGGTGGAACCATAAGATTATTATCACCAAGAGAATGGATAGGTCGCGGGGATCTTAAAGAAGAGTTTTATTATAAAGGACCAATTGTACATGAATTTGCGCACTTATTAGTAGATGATATGACAAGAGGGAACTATACTAGATGGTGGACTGAGGCAGTAGCTCAATATGTTGAGAAACAGATAACAGGGTTTGAATTTCAAAATCCCTTTAGGCATGGAAATAAGATAAAATTATACGAACTATCTGTTTTAGAAAGGGACTTTGATAATTTAGATCAACAAATAGCATATTGGCAGTCATTAAAGATAATAGAATATATTGTCGACAAACATGGAAAAGAAAAGGTTTTTGAAATATTAGAGTTTTTAGGTGAAGGTAAAAACATGACACAAGCACTGGAAAAGTCGCTTGAAATAGATATAAATACTTTTGAACAGCAGTATACGCAATATATTAAAAATCATTAG
- the murA gene encoding UDP-N-acetylglucosamine 1-carboxyvinyltransferase has translation MKDNLIIEGSQPLYGSVRTSGAKNAALVLIIASIMAEGQTVLDNVPKIRDVEVVIKILNEIGIKAKWQDDGSLSICPPSGHVVSNTPYELSKMLRASNLFLGAFLGRQGEATISMPGGCDIGSRPMDLHLKGVQALGAKVEIEHGYIYAKRKQPIGASIYLDFPSVGATENIMMMAAKTPGLTIIENSAKEPEIVDLANFLNAMGAKIRGAGTDIIRIEGAEVLQAVRHQIIPDRIEAGTYMIAAAITGGEILVENVISTHLHPVMAKLQEAGAYVEENDSGILVKAGNKIKPVDIKTLPYPGFPTDMQSQMMALLCFAEGTSVIVENIFENRFQIVDELKRMGANIKLEGHTAVVEGPRRLNGAKVKATDLRAGAALILAGLVAEGKTEIENSTHIYRGYENIAGKLVSLGARIK, from the coding sequence TTGAAAGACAACCTGATTATTGAGGGGAGTCAACCCTTATACGGCAGTGTAAGAACAAGTGGAGCAAAAAATGCAGCATTAGTTTTAATAATAGCTAGTATTATGGCAGAAGGACAAACTGTTTTGGATAATGTGCCCAAAATTCGAGATGTAGAAGTTGTTATAAAGATTTTAAATGAAATAGGTATTAAAGCAAAGTGGCAGGATGATGGTAGTTTATCTATTTGTCCACCAAGTGGACATGTAGTATCTAATACACCCTATGAGTTGTCTAAAATGTTAAGAGCGTCTAACTTATTTTTAGGTGCGTTCCTAGGTAGACAAGGAGAAGCTACTATATCAATGCCAGGTGGTTGTGATATAGGTTCTAGACCAATGGATTTACACTTAAAAGGAGTCCAAGCTTTAGGAGCAAAAGTCGAAATAGAGCATGGTTATATATATGCAAAAAGAAAACAACCTATTGGAGCTAGTATATATTTGGATTTTCCTAGTGTTGGAGCAACCGAAAATATAATGATGATGGCAGCAAAAACTCCGGGATTAACTATTATTGAAAATTCAGCAAAAGAACCAGAAATTGTAGATTTGGCTAACTTTTTAAATGCAATGGGCGCAAAAATTAGAGGTGCAGGAACAGATATTATTAGAATTGAAGGTGCTGAAGTATTACAGGCAGTTAGACATCAAATTATTCCGGATAGAATAGAAGCTGGGACTTATATGATAGCTGCAGCTATAACAGGTGGCGAAATTTTAGTAGAAAATGTAATTTCAACCCACCTGCATCCTGTAATGGCTAAGCTTCAAGAAGCAGGTGCTTATGTCGAAGAAAATGATAGTGGAATACTAGTTAAAGCAGGTAATAAAATAAAACCAGTAGATATTAAAACTTTACCCTATCCAGGATTTCCAACAGATATGCAATCGCAAATGATGGCACTATTATGCTTTGCAGAAGGGACTAGTGTAATAGTTGAAAATATCTTTGAAAATCGCTTTCAGATAGTAGATGAGCTAAAGCGTATGGGAGCGAATATAAAATTAGAAGGACATACTGCAGTTGTAGAAGGTCCTCGTAGACTTAATGGTGCTAAGGTAAAAGCAACTGATTTACGTGCTGGAGCTGCTTTAATATTAGCTGGTTTAGTGGCAGAGGGTAAAACAGAAATAGAAAATTCAACCCATATTTATCGAGGCTATGAAAACATAGCCGGAAAACTGGTTAGTTTGGGTGCTAGAATTAAATAA
- a CDS encoding S1C family serine protease — MSKELVKGAMFFLIFFFLGLGIISAFNFLIATEPVVEEDSIPLQDGTIRDVANRVSPSVVGITNLSTGRDMFDQRDTESTGSGVILDNEGHIATNYHVVRNADKIIVTLIDGNEKEAKIIGTDPRTDLAVIKIEVKNKVTPANFGDSEAIEVGEEVVAIGNPLGLRFARSVTAGVVSGLNRLLTTEEGMTFSLVQTDAAINPGNSGGALINLDGDVVGINTIKIAAEGFEGMGFAIPSNQVKMVINDILEHGRVIRPLMGIRILGEFSEDETDYFKIPNHCGVVVEPVRGGAADQAGIRKNDIITKINGKDIETTLELEEKVFKQEIGSEIQVEIIRMPLIPGPEPQKKTVTVMLEQEA; from the coding sequence TTGAGTAAAGAATTAGTTAAAGGAGCAATGTTTTTTTTAATATTCTTTTTCTTGGGGTTAGGAATAATTTCAGCATTTAATTTCCTAATTGCAACAGAGCCAGTTGTTGAAGAAGATAGCATACCACTACAAGATGGTACAATCAGAGATGTTGCAAATAGAGTTAGCCCCTCAGTTGTTGGGATAACAAATTTAAGTACTGGACGTGATATGTTTGATCAAAGAGATACAGAATCAACAGGGTCAGGAGTAATTTTAGATAATGAAGGTCATATTGCAACTAATTACCATGTGGTGAGAAATGCAGACAAAATTATTGTTACTTTAATAGATGGAAATGAAAAAGAGGCTAAGATCATTGGAACTGATCCGCGAACAGATCTTGCGGTTATAAAAATTGAAGTGAAAAACAAAGTTACCCCTGCAAACTTTGGGGATTCAGAAGCAATTGAAGTAGGAGAGGAAGTAGTAGCTATTGGCAACCCCCTCGGTTTAAGATTTGCTAGATCAGTTACAGCAGGAGTAGTAAGTGGTTTAAATAGGTTGTTAACAACAGAGGAAGGAATGACATTTAGTTTGGTTCAAACAGATGCAGCAATTAATCCTGGAAATTCAGGTGGGGCTCTTATTAATTTAGATGGAGATGTTGTGGGGATAAATACCATAAAGATAGCTGCAGAAGGATTTGAGGGCATGGGGTTTGCTATTCCCTCTAATCAAGTTAAAATGGTTATTAATGATATCCTAGAACACGGTAGAGTTATTCGCCCGCTAATGGGAATTAGAATATTAGGTGAATTTAGTGAAGATGAAACTGATTACTTTAAGATACCTAATCACTGTGGAGTAGTTGTAGAACCTGTTCGTGGAGGCGCTGCAGATCAAGCAGGAATAAGAAAAAACGATATTATTACCAAGATAAACGGAAAAGATATTGAAACTACGTTAGAACTTGAAGAAAAAGTTTTTAAGCAAGAAATAGGCTCTGAAATACAGGTTGAAATAATACGAATGCCTTTAATACCAGGACCAGAGCCACAAAAGAAAACAGTTACTGTTATGCTTGAACAAGAAGCATAA
- the rlmH gene encoding 23S rRNA (pseudouridine(1915)-N(3))-methyltransferase RlmH — MRYKIISIGKVREKFYSQGVQEYIKRLRPYINIEVIDGLEEKISPNAKEKEIQKALEKEASKISNIIGSNELLVVLDINGKQLSSQEFAAQIESWNLSGKKQVNFVIGGANGVADMVRKKADYKLSFSKMTLPHQMAVLVLSEQIYRGCKINRGEPYHK, encoded by the coding sequence ATGCGCTACAAAATTATTTCAATAGGAAAAGTAAGAGAAAAGTTTTATTCTCAAGGAGTACAAGAATATATTAAAAGATTAAGACCCTACATAAATATTGAAGTAATAGATGGACTAGAGGAAAAAATAAGCCCTAATGCAAAGGAAAAAGAAATACAAAAAGCATTAGAGAAGGAAGCTTCTAAAATTTCTAATATCATAGGGAGTAATGAATTATTAGTAGTTTTAGATATAAATGGCAAGCAATTAAGTTCTCAAGAATTTGCAGCGCAAATAGAAAGCTGGAATCTATCAGGAAAAAAGCAAGTAAATTTTGTTATTGGTGGAGCTAACGGGGTGGCTGATATGGTTAGAAAAAAAGCCGATTACAAGCTATCCTTTTCTAAAATGACTTTGCCCCACCAGATGGCAGTGTTAGTTTTAAGTGAGCAGATTTATAGAGGCTGTAAAATAAACAGAGGTGAGCCTTATCATAAGTAG
- a CDS encoding MFS transporter, which yields MSSKLWTKDFVLITLSNFFLFVSFQMLLPTLPIYAQSLGGGEIVAGLIIGIFTISALVSRVYSGSIIDLKGRKGVLFIGIGIFIVSAFLYNFAVSIVLLLILRIVHGLGWGAATTASGTVAADLIPPARRGEGLGYFGMANTLAMAFAPALGLLIIQQHNFSYLFIASTLLAIMALIMVQGLKFKPIPKKLQNSRSAIFEKSSFRTSGVLFFLTFIYGGIVSFVALYAAILGIENVGLFFTIFAAFVLIARPVGGRIVDRKGTDVVVIPGLAITTLGVVVLGLAQNFNILILSAALIGLGVGATQPSLQALTITLAPVDRRGAATATYFSSFDLGIGLGAICLGILSTFVGYANMYLISSIAGVTGLLLYCLLLYGDKGGGIVYKQH from the coding sequence ATGAGTAGTAAATTATGGACTAAAGATTTTGTATTAATAACTTTATCTAACTTTTTTTTATTCGTAAGCTTTCAGATGCTACTACCAACACTTCCAATTTACGCGCAATCACTTGGTGGAGGAGAAATAGTAGCTGGCCTTATTATCGGAATTTTTACTATTTCAGCACTAGTATCCAGGGTCTATTCAGGCTCTATTATAGACCTAAAAGGTAGAAAAGGCGTATTGTTTATAGGTATTGGTATTTTTATTGTATCAGCGTTTCTTTATAATTTTGCTGTAAGTATAGTGTTATTACTTATTTTAAGGATAGTTCACGGTCTTGGCTGGGGAGCAGCTACAACGGCTTCAGGGACAGTAGCGGCTGATCTTATTCCACCTGCTAGAAGGGGAGAAGGATTAGGATATTTTGGAATGGCAAATACATTAGCGATGGCTTTTGCACCGGCTCTTGGACTTTTAATTATTCAACAGCATAATTTTTCTTATTTATTTATTGCCTCTACTCTTTTAGCAATTATGGCACTAATTATGGTACAAGGTTTAAAATTTAAACCTATTCCTAAAAAGTTGCAAAATTCTCGATCTGCAATATTTGAAAAAAGTTCCTTTAGGACAAGTGGAGTACTATTCTTTTTAACATTTATTTATGGGGGAATTGTATCATTTGTTGCTCTTTATGCTGCAATTCTAGGAATTGAAAATGTAGGACTATTTTTTACTATATTTGCAGCATTTGTGCTGATTGCTCGACCTGTAGGTGGCAGAATAGTAGATAGAAAAGGAACAGATGTAGTAGTCATACCTGGTTTAGCAATTACTACCTTGGGTGTAGTTGTTCTTGGTTTGGCTCAAAACTTTAACATACTTATACTTAGTGCTGCATTAATTGGTTTAGGAGTAGGAGCTACACAACCAAGTCTTCAAGCACTAACAATTACTTTAGCTCCAGTAGATCGAAGAGGTGCAGCAACAGCAACCTATTTTTCATCATTTGACTTGGGAATTGGTTTAGGTGCTATATGTTTAGGAATTTTATCCACTTTTGTAGGTTATGCGAATATGTATTTAATTTCTAGTATAGCAGGTGTTACTGGGTTGTTATTATATTGCTTGTTACTATATGGTGATAAAGGTGGCGGTATAGTTTATAAACAGCATTAG
- a CDS encoding DUF3796 domain-containing protein: MNVKYLRYLGFLGLLGLLGLVFDNYGLFGFFGFFGLLGLSHIKSDELFEKNLAIAGLYAFIVSLICLSILMVLVVTIGSLEVAAIGVAITFVLQVLTFTFSFNIIEKRGEQ; this comes from the coding sequence ATGAATGTTAAATATTTGAGGTACTTAGGGTTTTTAGGTTTGTTAGGACTTTTAGGATTAGTTTTCGATAACTACGGTTTATTTGGTTTCTTCGGGTTTTTTGGGTTATTAGGGTTATCACATATTAAGAGTGATGAACTGTTTGAGAAAAATCTAGCTATAGCTGGTTTGTATGCGTTTATAGTTTCTTTAATATGTCTTTCAATCCTAATGGTTCTCGTTGTGACAATAGGAAGCTTGGAAGTTGCAGCTATAGGTGTAGCAATAACATTTGTTCTTCAAGTTTTAACTTTTACATTTAGTTTTAATATAATTGAAAAAAGAGGCGAACAATAA
- a CDS encoding helix-turn-helix transcriptional regulator, with protein sequence MGKIKTRIKELRARHDLTQEDLANMVDVRRETIGHIEKGRYNLSLILAYKIAKALDSSIEEVFEFEED encoded by the coding sequence ATGGGTAAAATAAAGACTAGAATAAAAGAACTAAGGGCAAGACATGACTTAACACAAGAGGATTTAGCTAATATGGTTGATGTACGTCGAGAGACAATAGGACATATTGAAAAAGGAAGATATAATTTATCTTTAATATTAGCGTATAAAATAGCAAAGGCTTTAGATAGCTCTATAGAAGAAGTTTTTGAATTTGAAGAAGATTAG
- the asnS gene encoding asparagine--tRNA ligase yields the protein MEKTVIRQLVRDIKRYADKEVEISGWIRNNRDQKSFGFINLNDGTHFNTIQIVYERDLLSNYDEVARFRVGAAVTVRGIVVETPEAKQPFEIKAKEVNLEGDSPENYPIQPKRHTREFLREVAHLRPRTNLFSAVFRVRSLASYATHKFFNEKGFVYVHSPIITASDAEGAGEMFRITTLDPKNPPVTEEKEVDFKEDFFGKKTNLTVSGQLEAESFALAFRDVYTFGPTFRAENSNTARHAAEFWMIEPEIAFADLEDDMRLAEEMVKYLINYLLENAKEEMDFFNQFVDKGLKERLENIVKSEFVKITYTEAIEKLKQSGEKFEYPVDWGSDLQTEHERYLTEKIYKKPVFVTDYPKDIKAFYMRLNDDGKTVAAMDLLVPGVGELIGGSQREDRVELLEKRMEEMDIDKEELWWYLDLRKYGGVKHAGFGLGFERFIMYVTGVSNIRDVIPFPRTVNYCEF from the coding sequence GTGGAAAAGACAGTAATTAGACAGCTTGTACGTGATATTAAAAGATATGCAGATAAAGAAGTAGAAATAAGTGGTTGGATAAGAAACAATAGAGATCAAAAGTCTTTTGGTTTTATAAATTTAAATGACGGAACTCACTTTAATACTATACAAATAGTATATGAAAGAGATTTATTGTCTAACTATGATGAAGTTGCAAGGTTTCGGGTGGGGGCGGCAGTAACAGTAAGGGGTATAGTGGTTGAAACACCAGAAGCTAAACAACCATTTGAGATAAAAGCGAAAGAGGTAAATTTAGAGGGAGATTCACCAGAAAATTATCCTATTCAACCAAAAAGACATACACGAGAATTTTTACGAGAGGTAGCACACTTACGTCCTAGAACGAATCTTTTTTCGGCAGTTTTTAGGGTACGTTCCTTGGCTTCTTATGCAACCCATAAATTCTTCAATGAGAAAGGTTTTGTATATGTTCACTCACCTATAATAACAGCTAGTGATGCTGAAGGTGCTGGAGAAATGTTTCGTATAACAACTTTAGATCCTAAAAATCCGCCTGTAACCGAGGAGAAGGAAGTAGATTTTAAAGAAGATTTCTTTGGGAAAAAGACTAATCTAACTGTAAGTGGTCAGCTAGAAGCAGAATCCTTTGCCTTAGCATTTAGGGATGTATATACATTTGGTCCTACATTTAGAGCAGAAAATTCTAATACAGCTAGACACGCAGCAGAATTTTGGATGATTGAGCCGGAAATAGCTTTTGCTGACTTAGAGGATGACATGAGATTAGCAGAAGAAATGGTTAAGTACCTTATAAACTACCTACTAGAGAATGCTAAAGAAGAAATGGATTTCTTTAACCAATTTGTAGATAAAGGGCTAAAGGAACGATTAGAAAATATAGTTAAGTCAGAATTTGTAAAAATCACTTATACAGAAGCAATTGAAAAATTAAAACAATCAGGTGAGAAATTTGAATATCCAGTAGATTGGGGAAGTGATTTACAAACTGAGCATGAACGTTACTTAACTGAAAAGATCTACAAAAAACCAGTTTTTGTTACCGATTATCCCAAAGACATAAAGGCATTCTATATGCGACTTAATGATGATGGCAAGACAGTAGCTGCAATGGATTTATTAGTACCAGGAGTAGGCGAATTAATAGGTGGAAGCCAAAGAGAAGATAGAGTAGAGCTACTAGAAAAAAGAATGGAAGAAATGGACATTGATAAAGAAGAACTATGGTGGTATTTGGACTTACGAAAATATGGTGGAGTAAAACATGCTGGCTTCGGTCTTGGTTTTGAACGATTTATAATGTATGTAACCGGTGTAAGTAACATAAGAGATGTAATACCTTTCCCAAGGACTGTGAATTATTGTGAATTCTAA
- a CDS encoding M28 family peptidase encodes MIKTKQIKSDLEKLCIGVGERPVGSQNNRRATKYVAERLMESNFDVTLPEFKCIDWEYGNLNFIVGEEKVNAKIGPYSVSCNIESYFEVASSFEELKSKDFKGKIAVLYGDLCKEQLMPKNFTFYNPEHHKQIISLLEQKDPLAIVAITSKNAELAGALYPFPLIEDGDFDIPSVYLTAKEGEKILSQLGKKVKLQFNSNRIVSQGCNVVGVKKGKTSEKIVLCAHIDTKKETPGALDNATGITLLLTIADLLKDYNGKYGIEIVALNGEDYYANSGQMLYLELNKNKYEEIALAINADGIGSKGNRTTFCTFNCNDLTNNLISKVFNNKDHFIKTAPWYQSDHMLFVINDRPAVALCSENMEEICSQIAHTSIDTIDQVDSGIIYEISQTLVKLINQMNLAK; translated from the coding sequence ATGATAAAAACAAAGCAAATTAAATCTGATTTAGAAAAACTATGTATAGGTGTAGGGGAAAGACCTGTTGGTAGTCAAAACAACCGAAGGGCAACTAAATATGTAGCTGAAAGGTTAATGGAATCAAATTTTGATGTTACACTACCAGAATTTAAATGTATAGACTGGGAATATGGAAACTTAAATTTTATAGTAGGGGAAGAGAAAGTTAATGCTAAGATTGGGCCTTACTCTGTTTCCTGCAACATTGAGAGCTATTTTGAAGTAGCATCTAGTTTTGAAGAACTAAAAAGTAAAGATTTTAAAGGAAAAATAGCGGTATTATATGGAGATTTGTGTAAAGAGCAATTAATGCCTAAAAACTTTACATTTTATAATCCAGAACATCACAAACAAATTATTTCCTTACTTGAACAAAAAGACCCTTTAGCAATAGTAGCAATTACAAGTAAAAATGCAGAGTTGGCAGGGGCGTTATACCCATTCCCATTAATAGAAGATGGTGATTTCGATATCCCATCTGTTTACCTAACTGCAAAAGAAGGCGAAAAGATTCTTAGTCAGCTAGGAAAAAAAGTAAAATTACAGTTTAATTCAAACAGAATCGTGTCACAGGGCTGTAATGTAGTGGGAGTAAAAAAAGGAAAAACTTCAGAAAAGATTGTTTTATGTGCTCATATTGACACTAAAAAGGAGACTCCTGGTGCTTTAGACAATGCAACTGGTATTACCTTATTATTAACAATAGCTGATTTATTAAAGGATTATAACGGAAAATATGGCATAGAAATTGTTGCTCTTAATGGTGAGGATTATTATGCAAATTCAGGACAGATGTTGTATTTAGAATTAAATAAAAATAAATACGAGGAAATAGCATTAGCAATAAATGCAGATGGAATTGGCAGTAAAGGGAATAGAACTACATTTTGCACATTTAACTGTAATGATTTAACTAATAATTTAATTAGCAAAGTTTTTAATAATAAAGATCACTTTATAAAAACAGCTCCATGGTATCAAAGTGACCATATGCTTTTTGTAATAAATGATAGGCCAGCTGTGGCACTTTGTTCTGAAAACATGGAAGAAATATGTTCTCAAATTGCCCATACATCAATAGATACAATTGATCAAGTAGATAGTGGTATAATTTATGAAATATCTCAAACTTTAGTAAAGCTTATAAACCAAATGAACTTAGCTAAATAG
- a CDS encoding MerR family transcriptional regulator, whose translation MVGNQKSYTTKEIADLANVHPNTVRLYEKWGFIAPAKRKNNNYRVFNEKHLYQMKLARVALPGPYPIKGELVKQIVIEFAKDNKDLSLYLANEYLQGVVLEKNRANQAIIILDNWFERKTGDKTKVVVKGRKLAAKEIGVTIDSLRTWERNGLFVIEKDNQGLLLFTEWDIEKIKVIRLLRNCGCSIAALTKVFSNEENFKEKPSVLLKLPDYTQDFFYVTDMFLDFLDEHQQRAERIIDMIRNYHK comes from the coding sequence ATGGTAGGCAACCAAAAAAGCTATACAACCAAAGAAATAGCAGACTTAGCTAATGTACACCCTAATACAGTGCGATTATATGAAAAATGGGGTTTTATTGCTCCTGCAAAAAGAAAGAATAATAACTATAGGGTTTTTAATGAAAAGCACTTATATCAAATGAAATTAGCCCGGGTTGCCTTACCAGGACCCTACCCTATAAAAGGTGAACTAGTTAAGCAAATAGTAATAGAATTTGCTAAAGATAACAAAGACCTATCTCTCTATTTAGCAAATGAATATTTACAAGGGGTAGTTTTAGAAAAAAATAGAGCTAATCAAGCTATAATAATTTTAGATAATTGGTTTGAAAGAAAAACAGGCGATAAAACTAAAGTAGTAGTTAAAGGAAGAAAATTAGCAGCAAAAGAAATAGGTGTTACAATTGATTCTTTAAGGACATGGGAAAGAAATGGCTTATTTGTTATAGAAAAAGATAATCAAGGGTTACTGCTGTTTACAGAGTGGGATATAGAAAAAATAAAAGTTATTAGGTTACTAAGAAACTGTGGATGTAGCATTGCTGCATTAACTAAAGTTTTTTCCAATGAAGAAAATTTTAAAGAAAAACCCTCGGTACTTCTAAAATTGCCAGATTATACACAAGACTTTTTTTATGTAACCGATATGTTCTTAGATTTTTTAGATGAGCATCAACAAAGGGCTGAGCGAATAATTGATATGATTAGAAATTATCATAAATAA
- a CDS encoding DEAD/DEAH box helicase, whose product MTTFRDLNLASEIIEATTDMGFEEPTPIQTKTIPLALEGKDLIGRAQTGTGKTAAFGIPIVDKCDPTVNHIQAIVITPTRELAIQVAEELNKIGHNKGIKSLPIYGGQDIERQIRALKKGVQVVIGTPGRLMDHMRRRTIRLQQLKMVVLDEADEMLNMGFREDIEEILEQVPEQRQTLLFSATIPPHIKNLARKFMHNPETININPSEVTVRNITQQYIEIPESKKLDVLCRFLDIYNSEMTMIFSRTKKRVDEISEALTKRGYSAEGIHGDLTQGQRDHVMRKFKSGSVEILVATDVAGRGLDISGVTHVYNFDIPQDPESYVHRIGRTGRAGETGVSTTFVTPREIGHLRVIEELTKQKITRKPVPTVSEAFEGLQRMVVESLLVAVEKGDNQEYEALAKSLLEEHDSVTLLSTALKMLTKEPVDAPAVELSSAPPIKVREENKNRSKKRNYSDKKTNHHKKYNKKGRAKTR is encoded by the coding sequence TTGACAACATTTAGAGACTTAAACTTGGCTTCTGAAATAATAGAAGCTACAACAGACATGGGATTTGAAGAACCAACTCCTATTCAAACTAAAACAATACCACTAGCACTAGAGGGTAAAGATTTAATCGGAAGAGCGCAGACAGGAACAGGTAAAACAGCAGCGTTTGGCATACCTATTGTAGATAAATGTGATCCCACAGTTAACCATATACAAGCAATAGTAATAACACCAACACGTGAATTAGCTATACAGGTTGCTGAGGAACTTAATAAAATTGGACATAATAAAGGAATCAAGTCTTTACCGATTTATGGTGGACAAGATATAGAAAGACAGATTAGAGCACTTAAAAAAGGTGTTCAAGTAGTTATAGGAACACCTGGCCGGCTAATGGATCATATGAGAAGAAGAACCATACGTTTACAGCAGCTAAAAATGGTTGTACTTGATGAGGCTGATGAAATGCTTAATATGGGCTTTAGAGAAGACATTGAGGAAATACTTGAGCAAGTACCTGAGCAAAGACAGACATTACTTTTTTCCGCAACAATTCCTCCACATATAAAAAACCTTGCACGTAAGTTTATGCACAATCCAGAAACTATTAACATAAATCCAAGTGAAGTGACAGTGCGAAATATAACACAACAATATATTGAAATACCAGAATCAAAAAAATTAGATGTTTTATGCAGATTTTTAGATATATATAATTCTGAAATGACAATGATTTTTAGTAGAACAAAAAAGCGAGTAGATGAAATATCTGAAGCTCTAACTAAAAGAGGTTATTCTGCAGAAGGCATACATGGCGATTTAACTCAGGGACAAAGAGATCACGTAATGCGCAAATTTAAATCAGGTAGTGTTGAAATATTAGTGGCAACAGATGTTGCTGGTAGAGGTTTAGATATATCAGGTGTTACCCATGTTTATAATTTTGATATTCCACAAGACCCCGAAAGCTATGTTCATCGAATAGGAAGAACCGGAAGGGCTGGAGAAACAGGCGTTTCCACCACCTTTGTTACACCACGAGAAATTGGGCATTTAAGGGTTATAGAAGAATTAACTAAGCAAAAAATTACTCGTAAACCTGTTCCAACAGTAAGCGAAGCTTTTGAAGGATTACAGCGTATGGTTGTGGAAAGTTTATTAGTGGCTGTAGAAAAGGGAGACAATCAAGAGTATGAAGCTTTAGCAAAGAGCTTACTAGAAGAACATGATTCTGTTACCCTTCTATCAACAGCACTTAAAATGTTAACTAAAGAACCAGTAGATGCTCCAGCAGTTGAATTATCTAGTGCTCCACCAATAAAAGTTAGGGAAGAAAATAAAAACCGCAGCAAAAAGAGAAATTATAGTGATAAGAAAACCAACCATCACAAGAAATATAATAAAAAAGGTAGGGCAAAAACAAGGTAA